In Caproiciproducens sp. NJN-50, the following are encoded in one genomic region:
- a CDS encoding GolD/DthD family dehydrogenase has protein sequence MLKYSGADVNYSLEGQTAVITGGAAGIGNATAQFLAKKGVNCVLADLNPDVNEIAEKTGRNCIGIAGDITDAKYRAAVVAKAVTEFGAIDILVNCAGIVALEKAETLSDDYWEKTISINLSASFKMAQAVGKYLIDAKRPGSIVNMASQAGVIALDKHVAYAASKGGIIAMTKVLAYEWGKYGIRVNAVSPTVVMTALGKKAWEGPVGDALKKEMPSGRFAETDEIAGVIAFLCSGAAGMITGHNLLVDGGYTIK, from the coding sequence ATGCTGAAATACAGCGGAGCGGATGTCAATTATTCTCTGGAGGGCCAGACGGCCGTCATTACCGGCGGAGCGGCAGGAATCGGGAACGCGACCGCGCAGTTTCTGGCAAAAAAAGGCGTGAACTGCGTTCTGGCGGACCTGAATCCGGATGTGAATGAAATTGCCGAAAAAACAGGCAGAAACTGCATCGGCATTGCCGGAGACATTACGGACGCGAAGTACCGGGCGGCCGTTGTTGCAAAGGCAGTCACGGAATTCGGCGCAATCGATATTCTGGTCAACTGTGCCGGAATCGTCGCGCTGGAAAAGGCGGAAACCCTCAGTGATGATTACTGGGAAAAGACCATCAGCATCAACCTTTCGGCATCCTTCAAAATGGCACAGGCCGTCGGAAAATACCTGATTGATGCGAAACGGCCCGGCTCGATCGTGAACATGGCCTCACAGGCCGGCGTCATCGCCCTTGACAAACACGTTGCCTATGCCGCAAGCAAGGGCGGCATCATTGCCATGACAAAAGTACTGGCATACGAATGGGGCAAATACGGTATCCGCGTCAACGCCGTCTCTCCCACGGTCGTCATGACGGCCCTCGGCAAAAAGGCCTGGGAAGGTCCGGTCGGCGATGCGCTGAAAAAAGAAATGCCCTCCGGCCGTTTCGCCGAAACAGACGAGATTGCGGGGGTCATCGCGTTTCTTTGCAGCGGCGCGGCCGGAATGATAACCGGCCACAACCTGTTGGTTGACGGCGGCTACACGATTAAGTAA
- the dhaL gene encoding dihydroxyacetone kinase subunit DhaL, whose translation MSTFQNAEGKSILLGMVKAIQENKKYLGDIDGLIGDGDHGMNMNKGFTLFGQRIADRDISFAEGLDELSTVLMTEIGGSMGPIYGTIFAGMAERGRDLTEISLRDFSGMVEEGLSGLREIVQAQVGDKTLVDTLGPAGDSLKKSAQEGEEFKAALEKMKTAAEDGMNSTKNLVARFGRSSRLGERSRGVLDAGAVSCCILLKAMADGIEALL comes from the coding sequence ATGTCAACCTTTCAAAATGCGGAGGGGAAAAGCATTCTTCTCGGGATGGTCAAGGCGATTCAGGAAAATAAAAAGTATCTCGGCGACATCGACGGCCTGATTGGGGACGGCGATCACGGAATGAATATGAATAAAGGCTTTACCCTGTTCGGTCAGCGGATCGCGGACCGTGACATTTCTTTTGCGGAGGGCCTGGACGAACTGAGTACGGTTCTGATGACGGAGATCGGCGGGTCCATGGGGCCGATTTACGGCACGATTTTTGCGGGTATGGCGGAAAGGGGCCGGGATCTGACGGAGATTTCCCTCCGTGATTTTTCCGGAATGGTCGAAGAGGGTCTCTCCGGGCTGCGGGAAATCGTTCAGGCGCAGGTCGGGGATAAGACGCTGGTGGATACCCTCGGCCCCGCGGGCGATTCCCTGAAAAAATCCGCCCAGGAGGGCGAGGAGTTCAAAGCGGCCCTTGAAAAAATGAAAACAGCCGCGGAGGACGGGATGAATTCCACCAAAAATCTGGTCGCCCGGTTCGGCCGTTCCAGTCGGCTGGGCGAACGCTCCCGGGGCGTTCTGGACGCGGGCGCGGTATCCTGCTGTATTCTTTTGAAAGCGATGGCGGACGGAATCGAGGCGCTGTTATGA
- a CDS encoding dihydroxyacetone kinase subunit DhaK yields the protein MQRILNNPDDIVNEELEGFLKAHADLIAGTENRRAIRYAGFTGGRVGVVTGGGSGHDPAFIGYCGKNMVDAVAVGEICSSPTAVAFLDAFRAADGKKGVACLYGNYSGDNMNVKMAVRMAKKEGLEVKTVVANDDVASAPKDQREKRRGVAGEIFMWKAGGAKAATGASLEEVIAAAQKAIDNTRSVGIGLTPCTLPAVGHPNFTIEDGTMEVGIGHHGEPGIEVCKLETASQMAKRMTGVVLPDYPFTAGDEVAVLVSGLGATPVMELYVLYGEIEKILNAEGLKVHRAYVGNYFTSMEMMGATLSVMKLDDELKTLMDLPVNTVGLKQF from the coding sequence ATGCAGCGAATTTTAAACAATCCCGACGATATTGTAAACGAAGAACTGGAAGGGTTTCTGAAAGCGCATGCGGATCTGATCGCGGGGACGGAGAATCGGAGGGCGATCCGGTATGCGGGATTTACGGGCGGCCGGGTCGGCGTCGTGACGGGCGGAGGCTCCGGGCACGATCCCGCGTTCATCGGCTACTGCGGAAAAAACATGGTCGACGCGGTGGCGGTCGGGGAAATCTGCTCTTCGCCGACGGCGGTCGCGTTTCTGGACGCCTTCCGCGCGGCGGATGGAAAGAAAGGCGTCGCCTGCCTGTACGGCAATTATTCGGGAGACAACATGAACGTCAAAATGGCCGTCAGAATGGCGAAGAAGGAGGGCCTTGAGGTCAAAACGGTCGTGGCGAACGACGACGTGGCCTCGGCTCCAAAGGATCAGAGGGAAAAACGGCGCGGCGTTGCGGGCGAGATTTTCATGTGGAAGGCCGGGGGAGCGAAAGCGGCGACCGGGGCGTCGCTGGAGGAAGTCATCGCGGCCGCGCAGAAGGCGATCGACAACACCAGAAGCGTTGGGATCGGGCTGACCCCCTGCACGCTTCCCGCCGTCGGGCACCCCAATTTCACGATTGAAGACGGGACCATGGAAGTCGGCATCGGCCACCACGGCGAGCCCGGAATCGAAGTCTGCAAACTGGAAACGGCCTCGCAGATGGCGAAACGCATGACGGGAGTCGTTCTGCCGGATTATCCGTTCACAGCCGGCGACGAAGTGGCGGTTCTGGTCTCCGGCCTCGGCGCCACCCCGGTCATGGAGCTTTACGTCCTGTACGGCGAGATTGAAAAAATCCTGAACGCCGAGGGGCTGAAGGTCCACCGCGCGTATGTCGGCAACTACTTTACCTCCATGGAGATGATGGGTGCGACGCTGTCGGTGATGAAGCTGGACGACGAATTAAAAACGCTGATGGATCTGCCAGTCAATACCGTGGGCCTGAAGCAGTTTTAA
- the rpiB gene encoding ribose 5-phosphate isomerase B yields MKLIVGSDEAAYDFKEKIKEYLISEGYEIVDKGTYDGRPVLYPDIAVKVAQAVADGEADRGILMCGTGIGMSISANKVPGIRAAVCHDCYSAERARKSNNAQILCMGARVIGLELAKQLADIWLASDFSGGRSQPKVDRISYYDDLYKKQN; encoded by the coding sequence ATGAAGCTGATCGTTGGAAGCGACGAAGCCGCGTATGACTTCAAGGAAAAGATCAAGGAGTACCTGATTTCGGAAGGCTATGAAATCGTGGATAAAGGGACTTATGACGGCCGGCCGGTCCTGTACCCGGACATTGCCGTAAAAGTCGCCCAGGCCGTCGCGGACGGCGAAGCGGACCGGGGCATCCTGATGTGCGGCACGGGGATCGGGATGTCGATCTCCGCCAACAAGGTGCCGGGGATCCGCGCGGCGGTGTGCCACGACTGCTATTCGGCGGAGCGGGCAAGAAAGAGCAACAACGCGCAGATCCTATGCATGGGCGCGCGCGTCATCGGTCTGGAGCTCGCCAAGCAGCTTGCCGACATCTGGCTGGCTTCTGATTTCTCCGGGGGCCGCTCCCAGCCTAAGGTTGACCGCATCAGCTACTATGACGATCTGTACAAAAAGCAAAACTGA
- a CDS encoding ABC transporter permease, with product MNNIVWILLVVSILIMGMFQSSFYSFGILSNILVQGTVLGMLALAVAMVVLLGDINLCTVGTAGFSALIGVMAMKRGFPIPLSVLVILLVGGAVGFINGLIVTRLKANAFIETLAMNLVLEGALLAITNGTTISQLPDSYKYISQGKIGIFPALPLVLFGIFIIFYFLWNKTSFGRSVFAVGGNSLSAYIAGINVRTVKVGAYVLSGFLSGLAGYLLSGYMGAVTSSFGSSYENLCIAAAVIGGVSLTGGKGSIVGVLGGTLLLTVIQVGLAILGIPSTMITLAGGVMIFVAVIIDSIRNIYQTGR from the coding sequence ATGAATAATATCGTATGGATCCTGCTGGTTGTATCCATACTGATTATGGGAATGTTCCAGTCTTCGTTTTACTCATTCGGAATCTTATCGAACATTCTGGTTCAGGGCACGGTTTTAGGCATGCTGGCGCTTGCCGTGGCGATGGTAGTGCTGCTGGGAGACATCAATCTGTGTACGGTGGGAACAGCGGGATTTTCAGCGCTGATCGGTGTAATGGCAATGAAAAGGGGGTTCCCGATTCCTCTTTCCGTCCTTGTCATTCTCCTTGTAGGCGGCGCGGTCGGTTTTATCAACGGACTGATCGTGACCAGGCTGAAGGCGAATGCTTTCATTGAAACCCTTGCGATGAATCTGGTCCTGGAAGGTGCGCTGCTCGCCATTACAAACGGAACCACCATTTCGCAGCTGCCGGATTCCTATAAATACATAAGTCAGGGTAAGATCGGAATCTTTCCCGCCCTTCCGCTGGTCCTGTTCGGCATCTTCATCATCTTTTATTTTCTATGGAATAAGACTTCCTTTGGAAGAAGCGTGTTTGCGGTCGGAGGAAATTCGCTGAGCGCCTACATCGCCGGAATCAATGTGCGAACCGTCAAAGTCGGAGCGTATGTGCTTTCCGGTTTTCTGTCAGGGCTTGCGGGATACCTGCTTTCCGGATATATGGGCGCCGTGACGTCTTCCTTCGGAAGCTCTTATGAAAACCTGTGCATCGCGGCGGCGGTCATCGGCGGCGTCAGTCTGACCGGCGGCAAAGGCTCCATCGTGGGCGTCCTGGGGGGCACTTTACTGCTGACGGTGATTCAAGTCGGCCTTGCGATTCTGGGAATTCCTTCGACAATGATAACGCTGGCAGGCGGCGTGATGATTTTTGTCGCCGTCATTATCGACTCGATCCGCAATATCTACCAGACCGGGAGATAG
- a CDS encoding sugar ABC transporter ATP-binding protein, whose translation MAENIFVGLLPKSKRGMVDWKAMNKAAGEELAGYGLDISPAEMVRNLRSIDVRKLNIIRAMHKGAKLIILDEPTTALTNRERDELFAFIRKLKEGGIAFIFISHYLGEVKELSDEITVLRDGCMYPVENPKEVTEEYLSRLVAGEKVQLTQRQNKTDFEDENKLFECRHLTAKGLDDVSVDIYRGEILGIIGFPGSGAREMCRTLFGANKLSKGEILYLGKKLSIKSPKEAIRNGLAYVSYDRQREGLIPQFTVNYNIGMSVLHSKLKKPFGFINMKKEREISDHYKDVLNLKCNGIDDPISSLSGGNQQKVVVGRALAAEPKLLVLDEPTIGIDIKSREEIIATIDKMTQSGVSVLYLTNDYEELLRVADRLIFFKDSKIVAQMDNKDLDVVRVTEIRDHAKGEI comes from the coding sequence ATTGGAAGGCGATGAACAAGGCCGCCGGAGAAGAACTGGCAGGGTATGGCCTGGACATTTCGCCGGCGGAAATGGTCCGCAATCTCAGGTCGATCGATGTAAGAAAACTGAACATCATTCGCGCGATGCACAAGGGCGCAAAGCTGATTATCCTGGATGAACCCACTACGGCGCTCACCAACAGGGAACGGGATGAGCTGTTTGCGTTTATCAGGAAGCTGAAAGAGGGAGGAATCGCTTTCATCTTCATTTCGCATTATCTGGGCGAGGTAAAAGAACTTTCGGACGAGATCACGGTACTGAGAGACGGATGTATGTATCCCGTGGAAAATCCAAAAGAAGTTACGGAGGAATACCTTTCAAGACTGGTTGCGGGCGAAAAAGTACAGCTGACGCAGAGACAGAACAAAACGGATTTTGAGGATGAGAACAAACTGTTTGAATGCAGGCATCTGACTGCCAAAGGGCTTGACGATGTGTCGGTTGATATTTATAGGGGAGAGATTCTGGGGATCATAGGTTTTCCAGGGTCCGGCGCGCGTGAGATGTGCCGCACTCTGTTTGGCGCCAACAAGCTCTCAAAGGGCGAAATATTGTATCTGGGAAAGAAATTGTCCATTAAAAGCCCCAAAGAGGCGATCCGAAACGGCTTAGCCTATGTTTCCTATGACAGGCAAAGGGAAGGCCTGATCCCTCAGTTTACGGTAAATTATAATATCGGCATGAGCGTGCTTCACAGCAAGCTGAAGAAACCGTTTGGGTTTATCAATATGAAAAAGGAGCGCGAGATATCGGATCATTATAAAGACGTACTCAACCTGAAGTGCAATGGGATCGATGACCCGATCAGCAGCCTGTCCGGCGGAAATCAACAAAAAGTGGTAGTAGGCCGTGCTTTGGCCGCGGAACCGAAGCTGCTGGTATTGGATGAGCCCACGATTGGAATCGACATTAAGAGCAGGGAAGAAATCATCGCCACCATCGACAAAATGACGCAGTCCGGCGTAAGCGTTCTGTACCTGACAAACGACTATGAAGAGCTGCTTCGGGTGGCGGACAGACTGATATTCTTCAAAGATTCGAAGATTGTGGCGCAGATGGACAATAAAGACCTGGACGTCGTTCGCGTTACGGAGATAAGGGATCATGCGAAAGGGGAAATTTAA
- a CDS encoding FGGY-family carbohydrate kinase, whose product MNYLIGTDIGTSGTKTIVMDTRGNLIASDLEEYDVLTPHALWAEQWPDVWVSATERSIRRAFEKAAIRAGEVKGICVSGLYGGSGIPLDRNMEPVRPCLIWMDRRAGKQQQWVLEHIGAQKIHEVSHNGTDPYYGYTKILWIKDNEPENWAKTKLFLPPNAYVIYKLTGKVAVDYSSAGNIGGIFDEEKRCWSTEMLDAMGIPRSMMPEQIVESSAVVGGLTESAASKLGLCSGTPVCAGGVDCVVATLGLGVFEPGRYVAAIGTSMCAALVHDQPLHAKGLIEMPYTFDSKHLSYSFGGAATAGALVKWFRDNFAQTEKQAEEQGGESAYKVLDLEAEKLNPGSGGLIVLPYFMGERSPVWDTNARGLVLGLSLNHTRAHVYRAFLEAIAYSLRHSMESTNTDLGDQIIVAGGVTRSRIWRQIIADVTGHTIVCPANDVEANLGDVILAGLGTGCLTSDEVKKWQTMGKEIPCNKERHEIYNKYYAVYRSVYEDLKGDMARMAAFDQ is encoded by the coding sequence ATGAACTATTTGATCGGAACGGACATTGGAACTTCCGGCACAAAAACAATCGTGATGGATACGCGGGGAAACCTGATCGCATCCGACCTTGAGGAATATGATGTGTTGACTCCGCATGCTTTGTGGGCGGAACAGTGGCCGGACGTATGGGTGAGCGCAACGGAGCGTTCCATCCGCCGCGCCTTCGAGAAGGCGGCAATCAGGGCCGGAGAGGTAAAGGGCATCTGCGTCAGCGGGCTTTACGGGGGAAGCGGGATTCCGCTGGACCGTAATATGGAACCCGTGCGCCCGTGCCTCATCTGGATGGACCGCCGCGCGGGAAAGCAGCAGCAGTGGGTGCTGGAGCATATTGGAGCGCAAAAGATCCATGAGGTTTCCCATAACGGGACGGACCCCTATTACGGGTATACGAAAATCCTGTGGATAAAAGATAACGAACCGGAAAACTGGGCAAAAACGAAATTATTCTTACCGCCCAATGCTTATGTTATTTATAAGCTTACCGGAAAGGTGGCCGTTGATTACTCCTCCGCGGGAAACATCGGCGGAATTTTCGATGAGGAAAAGAGATGCTGGTCCACAGAGATGCTGGATGCCATGGGGATTCCACGCAGCATGATGCCGGAGCAAATCGTGGAATCGAGTGCGGTGGTGGGCGGTTTGACGGAATCGGCCGCCTCTAAGCTGGGGCTTTGCTCAGGGACGCCCGTCTGCGCGGGAGGGGTCGACTGCGTCGTCGCAACGCTCGGACTCGGGGTGTTTGAACCGGGCCGTTATGTTGCGGCAATCGGAACCAGCATGTGCGCCGCGCTGGTGCATGACCAGCCTCTTCACGCAAAAGGGCTGATTGAAATGCCTTATACCTTTGATTCAAAGCACCTGTCCTATTCCTTTGGCGGAGCGGCGACCGCCGGCGCGCTTGTGAAATGGTTCCGCGACAATTTCGCTCAAACGGAAAAACAGGCGGAAGAACAAGGCGGCGAAAGCGCCTATAAGGTTCTCGACCTTGAAGCGGAAAAGCTTAACCCGGGGAGCGGCGGGCTGATTGTTCTTCCCTATTTTATGGGCGAGCGCAGCCCCGTGTGGGATACAAATGCGCGCGGTCTTGTTCTGGGCCTGTCTCTCAATCATACAAGAGCCCATGTTTACCGTGCCTTTTTGGAAGCAATCGCCTATTCTCTGCGCCATTCGATGGAGAGTACGAACACAGACCTTGGCGATCAGATCATTGTGGCGGGCGGTGTGACGAGATCCCGAATCTGGAGGCAGATCATTGCCGATGTGACGGGGCATACGATTGTATGTCCTGCCAATGATGTCGAAGCGAATCTTGGCGATGTCATTCTCGCAGGCCTAGGTACCGGCTGTCTGACTTCCGACGAGGTAAAAAAATGGCAGACAATGGGGAAGGAGATTCCCTGCAACAAAGAGCGTCATGAAATTTACAACAAATACTATGCCGTTTATCGTTCGGTTTACGAGGACCTGAAAGGCGACATGGCTCGAATGGCGGCTTTCGACCAGTAA